DNA sequence from the Xyrauchen texanus isolate HMW12.3.18 chromosome 35, RBS_HiC_50CHRs, whole genome shotgun sequence genome:
ATTCACCTCGCAaagtaattatacatttgtgtaATAGCGTGCATTAGAAGCACGACGTTCATTTGGTATTAGAACACAATTGCGAGAAGAACAATCTCTCAAGTTTATGaaagaaacattttattaaacacaaaatttatttagGTGTAAGGTGTCGGAATTCACCATACGGCAAATTTTATTATGCGAAATAGGGAATTTTCACAGGTCCATTAAATAGTACATCAATAAAGAACTTTATTCTCTCATACAAACCAAGGTCCTTTACAGACTGGAAGGTTTTCTCAATAAATAATGTCTGTACTTTGTAGAAAATGTCATCTTGTAAAAGTCTTAATTCCTGTTTATCCTACTCCTTTATATCCTTCAAGTGTGTTTTCATCCAAGTTCAGtcgttttttccccttttcttttgTCCAATCTGGTTTCCTGGCCTGTTTAATGGGCATTTAGGCACATGGGTAACTTGCTGCAAATATCCATTATTATGCAACAACAGAAATATGTTAATTAATGCTCAAAATAATGTGCCACAAAATGTTAATTAGGTCAACAAATAGATGCTGCATGTGGGTATTACAGTTCTAATCTCCACCTGTTTCTTAGTTCAGCAGTGATCAGCAATGCAAAGTTCTAACCTGAGATATGGCTTCCAAAATGTCTTGAGATGGAAACAAGCATGCGGCTTCACCAATGAAGCAGATTAGGACATGGATTACATCCGACCACCTTCCCACTGTCATGAGTAAAACAAAAAGCCCACCCAGTCGCACAACAACTGTATTTAGAAGAACCTGCTGGTCAGGTTGTTGACGTCGATGCTCTGAAAGAACAATGATGAATGCTCATGATTAGaaccaaaataatcaaattatggcttatttgaatgtagttttaaaacTACATTGAACCCATTTTCTTATCCTTACCATTCCCTTGTCTTACCATTCATATACACTACCAGTAGGGTGTAGCAGATTGTAAGAGGGGTCCAAAATCTCAGAGCCTCAGTAGTTGATAGAAAGTGTTGGTTTATGTTTGATATGGCAGCAATCCCTGATACCCCAAAAATTAGAATTAGGACACTACAGAGCCAGGTTAATATTGAACTGCCTGTGGTTAAGAGTCCAATGCAAAGTCCACAGTAGCGCTGTGTGCTATGTATTGGATACATAGTCTTTACATGGTGCCATAGTTCACTGCACTGGCTTGCCAAGAACCAGCTCAGTCCAACTGCAAGAATAAGGCATAGCCAGCCTTGTGGTGCCTCCTCATGGAGAAAATTAAGGCTGCAGCTTAATGCACAGCTTAAGGAGAACTGGCATTGGACAAGCAGCAGTAATAATGGGTCACTTATTGGGtcctaaaaaagaaaacaagttatTTTCAATGAGAACGAATTGGCTAGTTGTGCACAATTGTATTTAAGTTGCAATATCATAAATCAATTTGTCCGTACTGAGGCTCCTGTGATCCGTGCTGAAATGGCTCGAAGAGAGAACTCTAAAACTACCAGTGATGCAACACGAGACCCCACAAAGGAAAGAATCACTGTAAGGATCCAGAATTGAATTTTCTCTGTCAGTCCATCATTTGATCTATTCTTTTTTCTATGGTCTGTTTCAGCATCTGAAGCACTTGAAATAACAGACAAGTGATTTGTGCAAAAACTCAACGTTGTCCTCATCTAAAGACCTAATACCTGCATTTTTAGTCTTTTTGCAATTAATATATTCAATAACAGAGCATAACTCATTCAGCTTACATCCTTACCTCTGTGCATCGACAAACAAGTAAACTTTTAAAAGGTTACGAAGAACCAAAATACCACAAGCACCAACAAGCCCTGTAATTATGATAAACACAATACACCTATAATTTTACAATGTAGGCAGCACACAACTATACCAACAGATCATTTTAATCACTTTAATATATATTCATGTGTCAATTTAtgagtattattattaaaatacataaatgtacgAATAAACTAAAACTCTTTCTTGACATTTGTTCAAAAGATCATTCATTGAATGTCTCACCTTGTAAAATACCATGTAAAGGAATAGCACCCAGTGTTAACCAAGTAGGAAAACTTGGAATAAACCAGGAAATGAAGGAAAACATGCCTATGAAAGTGATACATTGTTAAATCACTTGTTCACATAAATACCAGCCAAACAGACCACATAAACAACAAAATCCAAGCCAAATCATCAATATCACCAACCTTATTTTCTGTTATATTCAGTTGCGTTGTTTGAGAACCTCACTCCTGGAGGACCTTTATCAGTTGCTGATATGAGATTTTCAAGTTTGGTTGCACAGTCTCAAAGGTCATTTATGGCTCTGATCCatttgtacaaataaaatgtatgtgtttgtacAAGTTATTTTCTCAAACAAGCACAAccttttaatatattattgtaGTTCCATAATTAGACAATAACATTATTAATACAAATCAAAGATAGGTATTAAGCTTCTGAGGCCAGACCCAGTTGTGTCAAAGTTGTGCAACTATTAAAGTAACTAAATAAATGAACACTCCATTTCTGCCCTCTAGTGGTGATTATTTCCTTTTCTGATAACatgaatatgtatgtgtacataacAGGATGAAAGACCCACAGATTTTATGAAGGCACTTGAACTTTACACTGCATGCAGAAACTTTAAACCTTTGAGCCTACCATCCATCACCCCACAACTGCTATAGTACATTGATATTACATTTAGTTGCCCTGCAAAGTCGAAATaggcataaaaataaaagtatatatgAGAATGTCTGAGCTTTAAATTGCATAATTCACTCTCTGGAAACCATTATTTGCATCTTAATACAAAAACAAGagtcatatttattattattaataattattatttatggaCTAAAAAATGCACATGGGATGATTGATTACGATGATTCACTTGTGTCCAAGTCGTCATTTGtgagttgctttgaataaaagcatcggctaaattaataattgtaaatattgtCAGTATTAATCTCTCATATCGTGAAGCGTATCGGAATAGGACAATCAGCCATCAATTTGTGGTAATGGTCCTCAAATACAGCATCCTCTTGTGCACTGAAATGATTCTTCCAGTCACCAACCTCacctataaaataaataatccagAAAAGAACAGATACAATTAAATCATAATAAGTATGTTGCTcaatcatatattttaaaataaaaataatcacctTTTCTCATGAACTCTGAGGCTGTACGATCAAAAATTGTATCTGGGACAGTTGAGTAGTTTGCCATTGGGTTTTCTCGCATAGCAGAAAAAGTTGTCATTTTTACAATGTGATCTATTGTGCACTTCGATAATTGGAGCCCGAGGAATTCAGCAATACGGGTCACTTCACGAACAGGGTCCTgaaattatttataaacatattataaatcattaaattgTTATTAAACTGTTTGTATATACAAATTGAAAAGATGGTTAAATAGAAAGAATAttgaaaaaaagaatatttaGCTGGAAAACCTCTTTCATGTCTTCGAAGAATATGTACAGGATTGCCTTGTTATTCCTTTCCCTCCAGTATCCTTTAACATGGTCATACCAGGAACCCCAACCCACTGAAAAAATTATTCACATATTAGGAGTTCATTCAGGACTTCAGTAGGAGTTGATTGGTCTATAGAGTACCATTTATACACTATTCAAAAGAAGACAATTGCTGGAAACAACAGTGTAATCTCAGCATGACTCACATTGGCATGTCATAAACTTCTCCAGATATTCTTGCCAAGGGCCAGGCTCTGGCTGGTAAAGATTCATGCGGTCAAAATGATAATATGACACAACGGTGTCTTTGGGATTACGGGCCATATATATAACCTATAAAGAAAGGTTATAgattagatttaaaaaattttCAACACAGCCTGGTGGTAATGATacaaaagcaatacatttttacctTGCAACCAGCCTCCCAGAAAGACTGTGGCACAAGTTGGATAGGAAGATGAGTTTTAATTACACGAGGGGGATCCATGACCTCCAGTTTAGTTATACCTAAGATATTACACAGTTAAATTATTAGAGGCATGTAAATTAGAACTTGCATGAAAATACAGTAATTAGGTTTGCTGTTGATTTTTCAGTTGTTTCTGTACAACACACCAGCATTTTCCCCATCCGCAGAAGTCATCTCAATAAAAGGCATGCGCACTTGTGTGGGAGCGCGTTTGGTCTTTTCTAAATCTCCTTCATTCAGGATCTGATCCACCACCTCCTGTGTCCAGGTAGTGCCTTTTACATGACAGATTAGATAGTattattaaatcaaatttaaattgtattatgttcaaaaaatgaaaaatgtcatcatgtattttattttgaatgtacAATTTTAAAAACCCTCCTGTGCCCTACCTGCTTTTGGATAGGTGGCAATGAGCACATCCTCTTTAGATGCCTGGAACTTCTCCACTCTTGCCCAGTACTTCACTATCCGCTCGGGTAAAGGGACACCCTGAACTTGACTCAAAGTGCTGCGTGTTTTCCCATCCATGTTTTTCAATTCGAACTTGACTGTAAAGAAGTATTTCTTTAATCTGTCACCACAAAGTACACTAGATAGTAACAGGTGTTTTTATTAAACACTTTTTTGCGCTAAGTGTCCAGTCGTTCCACCACTGCAATTCATTTGCTTTCCTCAGTTTTTCTAGTTTGGCAACCTCCGGAATTTATTATAAAAGATTTAGCAGTACAAAACTATATTCGCTATTAAGTTTTTATATATAACTACTACATTTAGTATTACCTATGTTCGCAATACGTGCTTGAATgattgaagctaaaaaaaaaactaatgctTCCGGACACGTGAAAGCTGTGTTTCGTCTGGTTTCATTTGTTTACGGGTCTTTCAAAATCAAGGCTGATCGGTTTAACAGATGAAAAatcgttaataataataataaactttaaaacACATGCGTCAAGTTTGTAAAAATTTTGCGAAtgttttgtgtccatgttggtttcataattttttgaaaaactgaaagaaaaaaataaatacaccaaTAAATAAAAGGTCAAGTGGCACtaatagttgtgtgtgtgtgtgtgtgtgtgtgaatatattattattttatttatttttgtcacaaataTCAAGAATTTTCCTCTGGGTTACTCCGTTTGATCAGAacaatatttttcattaaaatgtcaaaatatctggTATTATTAAAACACTTTACACACAGTCACGAGGGTCTGAATGGGTCTTATTTTTGTCACATGAGAATGGCTACCAGCATTTTGCCTACACCATCTGATTGTGGTGGATAAAAGTTTTCagatattaatcatattttaaaacaaaatctgcGTTCACTTCAAGATTATTCCAGACTACTAAAGCCAATATTTCTTTTTCAGGAATCTAATTAATTTTTTACTGTCTCCAGAGGGTTAAACCCTTTCCACCACTTAAACTATAATGATGAAcatattttcaatttctgagtttaaagtaattattttgtgtggactgcctttttaatgtttatatataaaccTCCATACAGTAGGTGGCGGTACTGTGTAACACTTTGACTCACTAAACGGCTCATTTACGCTGTAGAGGGGAAAATGTGCGTTAGAGTGCGAACCGAGGGAACCCTCTAGTTAGTAAGCAAAGAGTGGGAACATGGATGATGAGGAGGTCGCGGAAAGCTGGGAAGAGGCTGCCGACAGTGGGGTAAATATGTGATAGCTGAACTTTCTCCTCGCTTGCGCAAACTGTCTTCTCAGTGTAAATGGCTTCGCATGGAGCATTTGTCTGAATCATACCACTGTCCTCTTGCTAGCTCGCTAGTCACGCCTGTGACTACAGAGTTGGGGAGTAGGCCGCAGTTTAAGGGAAACTAGACCCAAACTGGTGGGATATTTGTGTCTTAACCCGGTCCCTAAAATGGAGGCAGTTTAAATGTTGCTGTGGGTGAAGCGTCATTTAAAACAACCTGTCTTCTAACCAAAATTGAAACTTAGACCAACTGCTAACGAATGCTTGTTAGCCGGGACAACTTGTGTTGATTAAAAAGGAAGA
Encoded proteins:
- the LOC127629114 gene encoding transmembrane protein 82-like isoform X1, with the translated sequence MFSFISWFIPSFPTWLTLGAIPLHGILQGLVGACGILVLRNLLKVYLFVDAQSASDAETDHRKKNRSNDGLTEKIQFWILTVILSFVGSRVASLVVLEFSLRAISARITGASDPISDPLLLLLVQCQFSLSCALSCSLNFLHEEAPQGWLCLILAVGLSWFLASQCSELWHHVKTMYPIHSTQRYCGLCIGLLTTGSSILTWLCSVLILIFGVSGIAAISNINQHFLSTTEALRFWTPLTICYTLLVVYMNEHRRQQPDQQVLLNTVVVRLGGLFVLLMTVGRWSDVIHVLICFIGEAACLFPSQDILEAISQARKPDWTKEKGKKRLNLDENTLEGYKGVG
- the LOC127629114 gene encoding transmembrane protein 82-like isoform X2; the encoded protein is MFSFISWFIPSFPTWLTLGAIPLHGILQGLVGACGILVLRNLLKVYLFVDAQSASDAETDHRKKNRSNDGLTEKIQFWILTVILSFVGSRVASLVVLEFSLRAISARITGASDPISDPLLLLLVQCQFSLSCALSCSLNFLHEEAPQGWLCLILAVGLSWFLASQCSELWHHVKTMYPIHSTQRYCGLCIGLLTTGSSILTWLCSVLILIFGVSGIAAISNINQHFLSTTEALRFWTPLTICYTLLVVYMNEHRRQQPDQQVLLNTVVVRLGGLFVLLMTVGRWSDVIHVLICFIGEAACLFPSQDILEAISQQVTHVPKCPLNRPGNQIGQKKRGKND
- the sult1st5 gene encoding sulfotransferase family 1, cytosolic sulfotransferase 5 is translated as MDGKTRSTLSQVQGVPLPERIVKYWARVEKFQASKEDVLIATYPKAGTTWTQEVVDQILNEGDLEKTKRAPTQVRMPFIEMTSADGENAGITKLEVMDPPRVIKTHLPIQLVPQSFWEAGCKVIYMARNPKDTVVSYYHFDRMNLYQPEPGPWQEYLEKFMTCQLGWGSWYDHVKGYWRERNNKAILYIFFEDMKEDPVREVTRIAEFLGLQLSKCTIDHIVKMTTFSAMRENPMANYSTVPDTIFDRTASEFMRKGEVGDWKNHFSAQEDAVFEDHYHKLMADCPIPIRFTI